One window of Perca flavescens isolate YP-PL-M2 chromosome 15, PFLA_1.0, whole genome shotgun sequence genomic DNA carries:
- the srsf2b gene encoding serine/arginine-rich splicing factor 2b isoform X2 has translation MSYGRPPPDVDGMTSLKVDNLTYRTSPETLRRVFEKYGRVGDVYIPRDRYTKESRGFAFVRFHDKRDAEDAMDAMDGALLDGRELRVQMARYGRPPDSHYGGSGGGGGGGGGGGGRRGGQTRRYGGHGRRSRSPRHRRRSRSRSRSRSRSRSRSRYSRSRSRSYSRSKSHSPRNKKAKSPSRSRSRSRSRSKSKSKSKSKSKSKSRSRSPSYKRSSRSRSKSQPKSAAENGGETP, from the exons ATGAGTTACGGTAGGCCTCCGCCAGACGTCGACGGCATGACTTCCCTCAAAGTGGACAACTTAACGTACCGAACTTCGCCCGAAACCCTAAGACGCGTGTTCGAAAAGTATGGCCGTGTAGGAGACGTGTATATTCCCCGAGACCGTTACACGAAAGAAAGTCGGGGTTTCGCTTTTGTGCGGTTCCACGACAAGCGTGACGCCGAGGACGCAATGGACGCCATGGATGGCGCGCTCCTGGATGGACGGGAGCTGCGAGTCCAAATGGCCCGCTACGGCAGACCCCCCGATTCTCACTACGGcggtagtggtggtggtggaggcggcggaggaggtggaggaggccGGCGCGGAGGGCAGACCAGGAGGTACGGCGGCCATGGACGCAGAAGCAGAAG CCCGAGACACAGAAGACGCAGCAGGTCCCGCAGCAGGAGCCGCTCTCGTTCCCGAAGCCGATCCCGCTACAGCAGATCCAGGTCCCGCTCCTACTCCCGATCCAAGTCTCATTCTCCCAGGAACAAGAAGGCCAAGTCCCCGTCTCGTTCCAGATCTAGATCCAGGTCCCGGTCCAAGTCTAAGTccaagtctaagtctaagtccAAGTCCAAGTCCAGGTCCAGAAGCCCTTCCTACAAAAGAAGTTCCAGGTCGAGATCTAAAAGCCAGCCCAAGTCAGCAGCAGAAAATGGAGGCGAAACCCCGTAG
- the srsf2b gene encoding serine/arginine-rich splicing factor 2b isoform X1: protein MSYGRPPPDVDGMTSLKVDNLTYRTSPETLRRVFEKYGRVGDVYIPRDRYTKESRGFAFVRFHDKRDAEDAMDAMDGALLDGRELRVQMARYGRPPDSHYGGSGGGGGGGGGGGGRRGGQTRRYGGHGRRSRSSSPSPRHRRRSRSRSRSRSRSRSRSRYSRSRSRSYSRSKSHSPRNKKAKSPSRSRSRSRSRSKSKSKSKSKSKSKSRSRSPSYKRSSRSRSKSQPKSAAENGGETP from the exons ATGAGTTACGGTAGGCCTCCGCCAGACGTCGACGGCATGACTTCCCTCAAAGTGGACAACTTAACGTACCGAACTTCGCCCGAAACCCTAAGACGCGTGTTCGAAAAGTATGGCCGTGTAGGAGACGTGTATATTCCCCGAGACCGTTACACGAAAGAAAGTCGGGGTTTCGCTTTTGTGCGGTTCCACGACAAGCGTGACGCCGAGGACGCAATGGACGCCATGGATGGCGCGCTCCTGGATGGACGGGAGCTGCGAGTCCAAATGGCCCGCTACGGCAGACCCCCCGATTCTCACTACGGcggtagtggtggtggtggaggcggcggaggaggtggaggaggccGGCGCGGAGGGCAGACCAGGAGGTACGGCGGCCATGGACGCAGAAGCAGAAG CTCTTCCCCCAGCCCGAGACACAGAAGACGCAGCAGGTCCCGCAGCAGGAGCCGCTCTCGTTCCCGAAGCCGATCCCGCTACAGCAGATCCAGGTCCCGCTCCTACTCCCGATCCAAGTCTCATTCTCCCAGGAACAAGAAGGCCAAGTCCCCGTCTCGTTCCAGATCTAGATCCAGGTCCCGGTCCAAGTCTAAGTccaagtctaagtctaagtccAAGTCCAAGTCCAGGTCCAGAAGCCCTTCCTACAAAAGAAGTTCCAGGTCGAGATCTAAAAGCCAGCCCAAGTCAGCAGCAGAAAATGGAGGCGAAACCCCGTAG